A genomic region of Mycobacteriales bacterium contains the following coding sequences:
- a CDS encoding cob(I)yrinic acid a,c-diamide adenosyltransferase, with protein sequence MAERKRTSTVHLTRIYTKTGDDGTTALGDMSRAAKTSPRIAAYADVDETNSAIGVALALGDLAADVAATMQRVQNELFDVGADLCTPIAEAPKYPQLRIDDAYVERLERDCDSYNSRLGKLNSFILPGGSPGAALLHVARTAARRAERSAWALLDVEHDVTNPVTARYLNRLSDLLFILARVANAEQGDVLWKPGNQP encoded by the coding sequence ATGGCCGAGCGCAAGCGCACGTCGACGGTGCACCTGACACGGATCTACACCAAGACCGGCGACGACGGCACGACCGCGCTCGGCGACATGAGCCGGGCGGCGAAGACCAGCCCGCGGATCGCGGCGTACGCCGACGTCGACGAGACCAACAGCGCGATCGGCGTCGCGCTGGCGCTGGGCGACCTGGCCGCCGACGTCGCGGCCACGATGCAGCGGGTGCAGAACGAGCTGTTCGACGTGGGTGCGGACCTCTGCACGCCGATCGCCGAAGCCCCGAAGTATCCGCAGCTGAGGATCGACGACGCCTACGTCGAGCGGCTCGAGCGCGACTGCGACAGCTACAACTCGCGGCTGGGCAAGCTCAACAGCTTCATCCTGCCGGGGGGCAGCCCCGGCGCCGCGCTGCTGCACGTCGCGCGCACGGCGGCCCGCCGGGCCGAGCGCAGCGCGTGGGCCCTGCTCGACGTCGAGCACGACGTCACCAACCCGGTCACCGCGCGCTACCTGAACCGCCTGTCGGACCTGCTGTTCATCCTGGCCCGGGTGGCCAACGCGGAGCAGGGCGACGTGCTCTGGAAGCCGGGCAACCAGCCTTAG
- a CDS encoding DUF2550 domain-containing protein: MEVVDAIGVLVLIAALLLGLLVLRRLFLTRRGGCLGISLRRAGAGRHGWVLGLGRLERDRLVWFRLFSFSLRPRHAVDRSALAVLQRRRPSGGETLMLPGDAVIFRCDGVREALEVALPESTLPAFLAWLESAPPGASLPR, encoded by the coding sequence GTGGAGGTCGTCGACGCGATCGGCGTCCTGGTCCTGATCGCCGCCCTCCTGCTCGGCCTGCTCGTCCTGCGCCGGCTGTTTCTCACCCGCCGCGGCGGGTGCCTCGGCATCTCGCTGCGCCGCGCCGGCGCCGGCCGGCACGGCTGGGTGCTCGGCCTCGGCCGGCTGGAGCGTGATCGGCTCGTGTGGTTCCGGTTGTTCAGCTTCTCCCTGCGGCCGCGACACGCGGTCGACCGCTCCGCGCTGGCGGTGCTGCAGCGGCGGCGGCCGAGTGGCGGCGAGACGCTGATGCTGCCGGGCGACGCGGTGATCTTCCGGTGCGACGGGGTGAGGGAAGCGCTCGAGGTCGCGTTGCCCGAGTCGACCCTGCCGGCATTCCTCGCCTGGCTGGAGTCGGCACCGCCGGGGGCGTCGCTGCCCCGCTAA
- a CDS encoding SigE family RNA polymerase sigma factor, with amino-acid sequence MNTRSRDEFRDYVAARYPSLLRTGYLLTGSRADGEDLVQAALAKTYLAWDRIREREAVDAYVRRIMVNTRTSWWRRRRLDEVATADPPERAGRDEAADADPHDALWTALARLPKRQRAAVVLRYYEDLSEAETAEVLGVSVGTVKSTVSRALVKLRDDADLRDDDPRTALPSDLLGATP; translated from the coding sequence ATGAACACGCGAAGCCGGGACGAGTTCCGGGACTACGTCGCCGCCCGCTACCCGTCGCTGTTGCGCACCGGTTACCTGCTGACGGGCAGCCGGGCCGACGGCGAGGACCTGGTGCAGGCGGCGCTGGCGAAGACGTACCTGGCGTGGGACCGCATCCGGGAGCGCGAGGCGGTCGACGCCTACGTACGCCGGATCATGGTCAACACCCGCACGTCGTGGTGGCGGCGTCGCCGGCTCGATGAGGTCGCGACCGCCGACCCGCCCGAGCGGGCCGGCCGCGACGAGGCCGCCGACGCCGACCCGCACGACGCGCTGTGGACCGCCCTCGCCAGGCTGCCCAAGCGGCAGCGAGCCGCCGTGGTCCTCCGCTACTACGAGGACCTGTCGGAGGCCGAGACCGCGGAGGTGCTCGGCGTGTCGGTCGGCACCGTCAAGAGCACGGTGTCCCGCGCGCTGGTCAAGCTCCGCGACGACGCCGACCTGCGTGACGACGACCCCCGCACCGCACTTCCCTCAGACCTTCTGGGAGCCACGCCATGA
- a CDS encoding F0F1 ATP synthase subunit epsilon: protein MPAEMHVELVSPDRKVWTGTAEMVIAKTGEGDIGILAGHQPLLGTLVESPVTIKRGDEPDLVAAVHGGFISVSNRGVSILAELVELSSDVDVARARVAYDRTEGAVDDDEEERAAHRRAAARLRAAGEQI from the coding sequence GTGCCCGCCGAAATGCACGTCGAGCTGGTGTCGCCGGACCGCAAGGTCTGGACCGGCACCGCCGAAATGGTCATCGCCAAGACCGGTGAGGGCGACATCGGCATCCTCGCCGGTCACCAGCCACTGCTCGGCACGCTGGTCGAGAGCCCGGTCACGATCAAGCGCGGCGACGAGCCGGACCTCGTCGCGGCCGTGCACGGCGGCTTCATCTCGGTGAGCAACCGCGGGGTGTCGATTCTCGCCGAGCTGGTCGAGCTGTCCTCCGACGTCGACGTCGCCCGAGCCCGGGTGGCCTACGACCGCACCGAGGGCGCGGTCGACGACGACGAGGAGGAGCGCGCGGCGCACCGACGAGCAGCGGCCCGCCTACGAGCCGCCGGCGAGCAGATCTAG
- the atpD gene encoding F0F1 ATP synthase subunit beta, giving the protein MTATVEETSSTQNGGTGRVVRVIGPVVDVEFAPDQMPEQFNALHVERTLGDETRMLTLEVAQHIGDNMVRAISMQPTDGLVRGADVIDTGAPISVPVGDATLGHVWNTLGQPLDTSEDTVEITERWPIHRPSPPLDELEPRTEMFETGIKVIDLLAPYVKGGKIGMFGGAGVGKTVVIQEMIRRVAQEFGGRSVFAGVGERTREGNDLYLEMEEADVLKDTALVFGQMDEPPGTRLRVALAALTMAEYFRDEQRQDVLLFIDNIFRFTQAGSEVSTLLGRMPSAVGYQPTLADEMGELQERITSTRGHSITSLQAIYVPADDITDPAPHTTFTHLDATTVLSRAISELGIYPAVDPLDSTSRILDARYIGEEHYGVARRVQQILQRYKDLQDIIAILGIDELSEEDKVIVNRARRIQRFLSQPFFVAEQFTGIPGKFVPLAETIESFRRLTEGEFDHLPEQAFFMCGGIEDAEAKARELEA; this is encoded by the coding sequence ATGACCGCCACCGTCGAAGAGACCTCGTCGACCCAGAACGGCGGCACCGGGCGCGTCGTACGCGTCATCGGCCCGGTCGTCGACGTCGAGTTCGCTCCGGACCAGATGCCCGAGCAGTTCAACGCGCTCCACGTCGAGCGGACCCTCGGCGACGAGACGCGGATGCTCACGCTCGAGGTCGCGCAGCACATCGGCGACAACATGGTGCGTGCCATCTCGATGCAGCCGACCGACGGTCTCGTCCGCGGCGCCGACGTCATCGACACCGGGGCGCCGATCAGCGTGCCCGTGGGTGACGCGACGCTCGGCCACGTGTGGAACACGCTGGGCCAGCCGCTCGACACTTCCGAGGACACGGTCGAGATCACCGAGCGCTGGCCGATCCACCGGCCGTCGCCGCCGCTCGACGAGCTCGAGCCCCGCACCGAGATGTTCGAGACCGGCATCAAGGTCATCGACCTGCTCGCGCCCTACGTCAAGGGCGGGAAGATCGGGATGTTCGGCGGCGCCGGTGTCGGCAAGACCGTCGTCATCCAGGAGATGATCCGCCGGGTTGCGCAGGAGTTCGGTGGCCGCTCGGTGTTCGCCGGTGTCGGTGAGCGCACCCGTGAGGGCAACGACCTCTACCTGGAGATGGAGGAGGCGGACGTCCTCAAGGACACCGCGCTCGTCTTCGGCCAGATGGACGAGCCGCCGGGCACCCGCCTTCGGGTCGCGCTGGCTGCGCTGACCATGGCGGAGTACTTCCGCGACGAGCAGCGCCAGGACGTGCTGCTGTTCATCGACAACATCTTCCGCTTCACCCAAGCCGGGTCCGAGGTGTCCACGCTGCTGGGCCGGATGCCCTCCGCGGTGGGCTACCAGCCGACGCTGGCCGACGAGATGGGCGAGCTGCAGGAGCGGATCACCTCCACCCGCGGCCACTCCATCACCTCGCTGCAGGCGATCTACGTGCCCGCTGACGACATCACCGACCCGGCGCCGCACACCACCTTCACCCACCTCGACGCGACGACGGTGCTCTCCCGGGCCATCTCCGAGCTCGGCATCTACCCCGCGGTCGACCCGCTCGACTCGACGTCCCGGATCCTCGACGCCCGCTACATCGGCGAGGAGCACTACGGGGTCGCCCGCCGCGTCCAGCAGATCCTGCAGCGCTACAAGGACCTGCAGGACATCATCGCGATCCTCGGCATCGACGAACTGTCCGAGGAGGACAAGGTCATCGTCAACCGGGCGCGGCGCATCCAGCGGTTCCTCTCGCAGCCGTTCTTCGTGGCCGAGCAGTTCACCGGCATCCCCGGCAAGTTCGTGCCGCTCGCCGAGACGATCGAGTCGTTCCGGCGGCTCACCGAGGGCGAGTTCGACCACCTGCCCGAGCAGGCGTTCTTCATGTGCGGCGGCATCGAGGATGCCGAGGCGAAGGCACGCGAGCTGGAAGCCTGA
- the murA gene encoding UDP-N-acetylglucosamine 1-carboxyvinyltransferase — MERFTVVGGARLAGTARVTGAKNSVLKVMAAALLAEGTTHLRNVPDIVDVSIMARVLQDLGAHVEARPPEVVITVPERIGHEAAYEHVRRIRGSVCVLGPLLARAGQARVALPGGDAIGSRALDLHVGGLERLGVTFHSEHGYLVAEAPSLAGGSVWLDFPSVGATENIVMAAVLAKGTTVIDNVAREPEIVDLCEMLVGMGARIGGLGTSTLEIEGVEGLTPTTHDVVPDRIVAGTFAYAAAMTRGDISIEGAQSQHLEIALDKLAQAGARVEREVDGFRVSCDTRPAAVDVATLPYPGFPTDLQPMAIALNATSTGVAFVTENIFEGRFAFIDELVRLGADIRTEGHHAVVRGRERLSGAPVRATDIRAGAGLVLAGLAAEGVTSVSDAYHIDRGYAHFAEQLRALGADVSRDSLPDEAA, encoded by the coding sequence GTGGAGCGGTTCACGGTCGTCGGCGGTGCGCGGCTCGCCGGCACGGCGCGGGTGACCGGCGCGAAGAACAGCGTGCTCAAGGTCATGGCGGCCGCGCTGCTTGCCGAGGGCACGACTCATCTGCGCAACGTGCCCGACATCGTGGACGTCTCCATCATGGCCCGGGTCCTGCAGGACCTGGGGGCCCACGTGGAGGCCCGGCCGCCGGAGGTCGTCATCACCGTCCCAGAGCGGATCGGGCACGAGGCGGCCTACGAGCACGTACGCCGCATCCGTGGCTCGGTCTGCGTGCTCGGCCCGCTGCTTGCCCGCGCCGGTCAGGCGCGGGTGGCCCTCCCCGGCGGTGACGCGATCGGCTCCCGCGCGCTCGACCTGCACGTCGGGGGTCTGGAGCGGCTCGGGGTGACGTTCCACAGCGAGCACGGCTACCTCGTCGCCGAGGCGCCGTCGCTCGCGGGAGGCTCGGTCTGGCTGGACTTCCCGAGCGTCGGCGCGACCGAGAACATCGTCATGGCGGCGGTCCTCGCCAAGGGCACGACGGTGATCGACAACGTCGCCCGCGAGCCGGAGATCGTCGACCTGTGCGAGATGCTCGTCGGGATGGGCGCCCGCATCGGCGGGCTCGGCACGTCGACGCTGGAGATCGAAGGCGTCGAGGGGCTCACCCCCACGACGCACGACGTGGTGCCCGACCGGATCGTCGCCGGGACGTTCGCCTACGCCGCCGCGATGACCCGCGGCGACATCTCGATCGAGGGCGCGCAGTCGCAGCATCTCGAGATCGCGCTGGACAAGCTGGCCCAGGCGGGCGCGCGCGTCGAGCGGGAGGTCGACGGCTTCCGGGTCAGCTGCGACACCCGGCCCGCGGCGGTCGACGTCGCGACGCTTCCCTATCCCGGCTTCCCGACCGACCTGCAGCCGATGGCGATCGCGCTCAACGCGACCTCGACGGGGGTGGCGTTCGTCACCGAGAACATCTTCGAGGGTCGGTTCGCGTTCATCGACGAGCTCGTGCGGCTCGGCGCCGACATCCGCACCGAGGGCCACCACGCGGTGGTCCGCGGCCGCGAGCGGTTGTCGGGTGCCCCGGTGCGCGCCACCGACATCCGCGCAGGCGCCGGGCTGGTGCTCGCCGGGCTGGCGGCCGAGGGGGTCACGTCGGTGAGCGACGCCTACCACATCGACCGCGGCTACGCGCACTTCGCCGAGCAGCTCCGCGCGCTCGGGGCGGACGTCTCGCGCGACTCGCTGCCCGACGAAGCCGCCTAG
- a CDS encoding STAS domain-containing protein: MHVHVDEPGQALTLSGQLDASTVPDVRLALHAAVDRGHGDLVVDIADVELLDATGLGVLVGAHRRAGRHGRRLVLRSVPPRVDRLLFISRLYLVLHVDRSRPVSVA; encoded by the coding sequence ATGCATGTCCACGTCGACGAGCCCGGCCAGGCATTGACGCTGTCCGGACAGCTCGACGCGTCGACCGTTCCCGACGTACGGCTCGCGCTGCACGCCGCCGTCGACAGGGGTCACGGCGACCTGGTCGTCGACATCGCCGACGTCGAGCTGCTGGACGCCACCGGCCTGGGGGTGCTCGTGGGCGCGCACCGACGGGCCGGGCGTCACGGCCGCCGGCTGGTGCTGCGGTCGGTGCCGCCGCGTGTCGATCGGCTGCTGTTCATCAGCCGGCTCTACCTGGTGCTGCACGTCGACCGGTCGAGGCCGGTCTCCGTCGCCTGA